A region of Arabidopsis thaliana chromosome 5, partial sequence DNA encodes the following proteins:
- a CDS encoding uncharacterized protein (unknown protein; CONTAINS InterPro DOMAIN/s: Protein of unknown function DUF2838 (InterPro:IPR021261); Has 1807 Blast hits to 1807 proteins in 277 species: Archae - 0; Bacteria - 0; Metazoa - 736; Fungi - 347; Plants - 385; Viruses - 0; Other Eukaryotes - 339 (source: NCBI BLink).), with protein MANNEDSNSNGLDSFDAVKQRFKDRSKKVVQTRELLSKQAVQTREILSKQAVKIAKQAEEHERFINKVTHLVGVLGFGGFCFLLGARPQDIPLVYCFFYVIFVPLRWIYYRFKKWHYYLLDFCYYANTIFLVDLLLYPKNEKLFMVCFSFAEGPLAWAIIVWRCSLVFSSPDKIVSVLIHLLPGLVFFTIRWWNPATFAAMHPVGTDRRVSWPYVEDKAYLFTWLFLVPLVVYTLWQVLYFLIVNVLRRQRLLRDPEVMTSYRELSKKAEKANNKLWQLSGLLGDQNRIWMYILFQAIFTVATMALTVPIFLSYRLHVIFQILKISAAVWNGGSFLLEVMPRQVIQKEKKKKAEMQPIEEQILHHEAVSHPTENEPKSTET; from the exons ATGGCGAATAACGAAGATTCAAACTCCAATGGACTAGACTCGTTTGATGCTGTTAAACAACGTTTCAAAGATCGATCAAAG AAAGTTGTTCAGACGAGAGAGTTGTTGTCTAAACAAGCGGTACAAACGCGTGAGATCTTATCGAAACAAGCCGTTAAGATCGCTAAACAAGCCGAAGAACATGAGAGATTCATCAATAAG GTGACACATCTCGTTGGTGTGCTTGGATTTGGAGGTTTTTGTTTCCTACTTGGTGCAA GACCTCAAGACATTCCTTTAGTTTACTGTTTCTTCTATGTGATCTTTGTTCCTCTTCGATGGATATATTACCGGTTTAAGAAATGGCATTATTATCTTCTG GACTTTTGCTACTATGCCAATACAATCTTCTtggttgatcttcttctgtatcCTAAGAATGAAAAGCTTTTCATGGTTTGCTTTTCCTTTGCTGAG GGACCATTGGCGTGGGCGATTATTGTCTGGCGTTGCAGTCTGGTTTTTAGTTCGCCGGATAAGATTGTTAGTGTTCTTATACATCTCTTACCTG gGCTCGTGTTTTTCACGATTAGGTGGTGGAATCCAGCGACTTTTGCAGCTATGCACCCTGTAGGCACTGATCGTAGGGTTTCATGGCCTTATGTTGAAGACAAAGCTTACCTATTCACATGGCTGTTTCTCGTCCCCTTAGTCGTTTATACTCTTTGGCAAGTGCTCTATTTTCTAATCGTCAATGTCCTGCGTAGGCAGAGACTCCTTAGAGATCCTGAAGTTATGACTTCTTACAG AGAGCTGTCGAAGAAAGCTGAAAAGGCAAACAATAAGTTGTGGCAGCTGAGCGGTCTGCTAGGGGATCAGAATCGTATATGGATGTACATCCTATTCCAGGCCATCTTCACGGTGGCAACCATGGCATTGACCGTACCGATCTTCCTATCTTATAGACTTCATGTGATCTTTCAGATCCTAAAGATTTCTGCGGCTGTGTGGAACGGAGGGAGCTTTTTACTAGAGGTAATGCCACGGCAAGTGATccagaaagagaagaagaagaaagctgagaTGCAGCCGATAGAGGAGCAGATACTACATCATGAAGCTGTGTCACATCCGACTGAGAATGAGCCAAAATCTACTGAAACATGA